GTTGTATAGTAAGCTATAAAAGGGATAATGAAATAGAACAGATGCCAATGCGCTTTGTGGTGTTTTAAAACCACACGGGAAAGTTTATAATCATACCACTGTAAGTTGGTAATTAAATACCAACCAAGTACTAATACAAAAAGAATGTTTACGACAAAAGCGACTAAAGTTTCATAGTTTTCCATCTAGTGTCCCAATGTATCTAAAAAAGTTTTTTCAATTTTTTGAGCTATGTCATCACTTTGTTGCATAAAGAAGTAATGATCACCCTCGTACGCTACAAAATCAGAGTTTTTGATTAGTGATGCTATCTTCTCCCCTGAGCTAAGAGGTGTGGCAGTATCTGCTTTCCCCCAACATACAAGTGCTTTACCTTCATATTTTGAAAATTCATCGCTGTAATCTTCATCAACTACGTTTTTAAATGTCTGGTACATATGTTCTGAAAGTTTTTTCGCATCATCGGCAACAAACAACTCTCTTAGTTTTGTAAAACCTAAATTTTTAAGTGCTTTAAATAGTAAAATTTTAGCTTTTATTTTCAACGGCTTCGGTATATATATACCCGCACTCGATAATAATACCAACACTTTCGGCTCTAAGAGTAAAGCTACTTTACCACCGAAAGAGTGTCCCATAATGATATC
Above is a window of Sulfurimonas marina DNA encoding:
- a CDS encoding alpha/beta fold hydrolase, with protein sequence MAVKSIQHKQHTFDISYEIVNPSGKVDLIILHGWGSNKELMKKTFAKEMDSFRHIYIDLPGFGKSTCPMALTTADVARIVELLMIHMNASKDIIMGHSFGGKVALLLEPKVLVLLSSAGIYIPKPLKIKAKILLFKALKNLGFTKLRELFVADDAKKLSEHMYQTFKNVVDEDYSDEFSKYEGKALVCWGKADTATPLSSGEKIASLIKNSDFVAYEGDHYFFMQQSDDIAQKIEKTFLDTLGH